The genome window AATGGACACTTCTCTGTTTGAACGATATGCGCGCATGGGTACATCCGAGAAACTTGAAAAGAATGTGAAGTTTACAATGTTAGAGCATCAATATAGTATGGTAATATCTTTCGATTGTGCTTAAGTCACTTTTATGTTAAGTGTCGTCTTGTATACATTGTCCGTTATGTTATAGACAGTTCAAAATCTTCATGATATAACAACAATTGTTCGGATGGTGACAATAATTGATCTCCTGGCAATGTTTCTAAagctttattatttatacatttagacAATAACGTCACATGTATACTGTTCTTGtagtattgtaaataaaaatgctCAATATTTAATACTAATGTTTGTTCCAGatacatgaatatatatttataaaacgtTCATTTCAGCATCCTAGGATATGTGACATTTCATCAAAGCTGTTTTATGAGGGCAAGCTTCAAACAAAGCACGACTTCACCAACGACCAGCCGCTTCCGATATGGCCACAGCATGAATCCCTTGGCTTAATACCCCATGTGTTCGTGCACCTTGTAGGCAATGAAGAAATGCTTACAGTTTCGACCGAAGACGGCAATGAAATGTCAAATAGTAACGCAGAAGAGGTGGATTATGTCGTAAGTGTTATTTACTGTATTGGGACTTAGTGTCATAAAGCaccacatttttatttatttatcttttattatgTCTTGAAACTGTATTTTCAGGTAAAGTTATACAAATATTTGATTAATCAGGCTCCGAGTGAAACCGTTTATATCTTATCACAATACAACGCTCAATGCTCGGAAATAAAACGAAAGTTGCGAGAAATGAACTTATATGATGACGATGTCAGCACAGTGGTCTCAAGTCAAGGTAAACCTTATTTAGGAAATATTCTGTTTTACGGTGCAGTTCTATTTGAAGATTGTTTAATAGAGTTTAGAAAGTTGTTATATTATTtgactataaatatattcaattgtatATGTTATCCATGTTTATCCACCAACATTGAAACCAAAGAAAtatattcaaattcaaaataattgtatttgtaagctatatgcttttatataatatttgtaaataatatttttatgttacattcATATTTagaaagttcaattggtattgaTCTCCTTATTTTTACAAAACCGTATTTTTGTCACTTTTCTTTGACAATACTCTTTGTAACCTTGTATTACAGTGTACAACACAATTAATTGTTGAATCTACTTATTAATTGAtaataacacaattaaaaaaatgttaatagaATGGCTATCATAGTAAAATTAGCACTTAAAGGAACCGTCAACCAGAttttacgaaaaaagaaaagttctaaaataccgtattttttacaattatttgtttatattgaataaaaatcacgactggtatattacattactcgaacaaagtttatattttcagtatattcggtaataaaatttcgcgatgtgaaatcgaaagtacatcgcgaaaataggtgacatatataggatctgacacgagttgtcatatcataccatattatattaaacgagtttaggaactttgttagtaagcgagcctttggcgagctcactaacgaatttcctggacgagtttaataaaatatggcaacgagtgtcagatcttttttatcacatgcttttaaatgaggaaattaaataaatatttacgcaaacataatgataaatcccgaatgttgtttacatttcgtgacgtcatttgacgttgcaacgtcatttcagcaaaataacaaaatgcgattggtcaataaacgaaaattaagccaatgaaaacgcttaaaaatgttgtattacacatgtgtaatataaaaaaaatatgtaatggttgttttACATGGGACACatggtatagcatgtgataaaacgatatacacactataaataacgcaagtagattgatcagtttatatataaattatatacaattcactacgcatgcacaatttgcattcctggatttaccacgttacgatgatgatcaatctacttgcgttatttatagttaacgggtagttacctggtacacatacacagtaaaattttattaccgaatatactgaaaaaatgaaaacttaacaaatttttcaagtaatgttatataccagtcgtgatattttaattaatgtaaactaataattgtaaaaaaacacggtattttagaatttttatttttttcgtcaatctggctgacggtccctttaagttaACAATAGTTATTCAAACAAACCATTTCATGAAATCAACATTAACAACATTTACGCAGGAGGGGAGTGGGATTACGTGATATTCAGCACTGTAAGATCCCTGCCTGAGTATAAAATTGAGAAGAAACCCACATTGGGCTGGTGCAAATACAATCTGGGTTTTATCACCGACCGGAACCAAGTCAACGTGGCCATAACAAGAGCCAGGAAGGGTCTCGTCATCGTTGGTACGTAACACAGTAAACTAAACGACGATCATGCGCAATTTCGACAAAGTTAGTTTCATGTGTTGGTGTGTAGTAATATGTTATAGTTATACAATATTATTAGcaataaaatgtcaattttctAATTAGCACTGTTTTATTGCTTACAATATTtagttgaaaaacaacaacaacagcaacccGCAACAAAACAGCAAAAACAAAATCCACGATATTTCAATCACATACGCATTAAGTGCTGTGCAATCCAATACTATCAAGCATCAAACTACATCAACAGTGTAtttctgttgttattttgtttttccCTTTGTACGTTAGGAAACAAGAGTCTTCTCCGATGTGACAGGACATGGAGTAAAATCCTGGACGAATATGACCACTACGGATGCGTTAAAACTCCGGAGGAATTCCCGCCACCAAACACGAGTTTGACGAGACAGGAAGTCATGGCCCGTGCGCGGGCGCAAATTTTCAAACGGAACTTCCAGATCTATGATCGTGGGAAGGCCACATCATACGATGGACCAATCGATTAAATACCTAAATCACGGTTTCAAAATCGTAGAGCACGATGAGGGATGCGCAGTAAACCGTCTTAGAATAAGGGAAAACTATTCTCAAAGAAGATACTGTCCCCGATGGTTAAAGAAAAAATGGAAGATAGATGACACAGGTGTTGATACATTCATATGTGCGGATTTCAACACATTTTGTGAAAGCCAACAGGATGAATAACTAATTATCAAAAATATGTTTGAGGTAATTCTTCTACATTCTGCAGTCTACAAGTCAGTAAATTCATGTTCTTTATTATGCAAAAAAGTATGCGTCTTGTTATCGATGCTTATTTCTATAAACAGATTACAGTCCTTCAGACCTAAAACTATTATTAGAATAACTATATTCTTCGTCAGAAGATgactttatgtacatgtacatagttgtGTAAAATGTGGATAATTTGTTTACATGACTAAAATTTATTAAGCGATAAAATTACAAAGCTCAGTGTTTTTAATATACTGTAGTCAGAGTTGATGTGTATATCAAACAACCGGTAGTGAACGTTTAATCTAGATTCAACTTCATAGCAGCTACATGTATTCATATGAAATATAAATTTACGTTAACATGTTTCGTTTCTTTTCCGCAAATGTTGCAAAATCCTTTGTTAGTTATTCCTTTTTTATCAAGCATAACGCGTTTAAAGACAATCTAGGTAAACAGAAACAAATCGATAATGAATGtttcaaaatgaaacttcatacatagaTTAAGCAATACTTTATGTATTGCAAAGAGTAAGGCAATATTTTTGCTGATAACAATTGTTAGACGTGTTTTAATTGaggttattaataataatttagttcaaatgttagggtattgtttttaaatatattaataattaaacgCCATGAACATT of Dreissena polymorpha isolate Duluth1 chromosome 15, UMN_Dpol_1.0, whole genome shotgun sequence contains these proteins:
- the LOC127860735 gene encoding helicase with zinc finger domain 2-like isoform X3 codes for the protein MLKKMGTYSLKFVRVYGKWIEAIDFPIPGKTFYHPKNLEPARDLQCVSLHHLIREDGKPFAEEIKDVDKHFKEHEYIPMPAKVKEYKKMLRMACQEELKKYHIILCTADVATNPNLIQNLNIQQLIMDEAGRCPEPKCLVPIISSKAEQVVLIGDHMQLRPIIKCKEAAELGMDTSLFERYARMGTSEKLEKNVKFTMLEHQYSMHPRICDISSKLFYEGKLQTKHDFTNDQPLPIWPQHESLGLIPHVFVHLVGNEEMLTVSTEDGNEMSNSNAEEVDYVVKLYKYLINQAPSETVYILSQYNAQCSEIKRKLREMNLYDDDVSTVVSSQGGEWDYVIFSTVRSLPEYKIEKKPTLGWCKYNLGFITDRNQVNVAITRARKGLVIVGNKSLLRCDRTWSKILDEYDHYGCVKTPEEFPPPNTSLTRQEVMARARAQIFKRNFQIYDRGKATSYDGPID
- the LOC127860735 gene encoding helicase with zinc finger domain 2-like isoform X2, with amino-acid sequence MPGRTKELIMDEAGRCPEPKCLVPIISSKAEQVVLIGDHMQLRPIIKCKEAAELGMDTSLFERYARMGTSEKLEKNVKFTMLEHQYSMHPRICDISSKLFYEGKLQTKHDFTNDQPLPIWPQHESLGLIPHVFVHLVGNEEMLTVSTEDGNEMSNSNAEEVDYVVKLYKYLINQAPSETVYILSQYNAQCSEIKRKLREMNLYDDDVSTVVSSQGGEWDYVIFSTVRSLPEYKIEKKPTLGWCKYNLGFITDRNQVNVAITRARKGLVIVGNKSLLRCDRTWSKILDEYDHYGCVKTPEEFPPPNTSLTRQEVMARARAQIFKRNFQIYDRGKATSYDGPID